cgcgacccgcaaaatcccagtcccaatcactgaattccgccagcgcacccccatacataacacagtgcataataatacgtgtacagcgtatgtacataCACATTACCATCTATATGGTACACGTACGGTACATGAGTATTTctaaagtagcgccttgatggttctgtaactgccaaaatttagggcggagctcattatgctaatgtttactaacaacccggtctcattggttgttggttgacctataaactctcgctgcgatgtcaatcacaacgttctgcaagcacacgCACGTGCTCTCCGACGTAAACAACAAGCCTTGTGGCTGCTGTGCAAAAgattgcaatggcggcgggcgcgagggagaaatccctaccctaaaacaaagttgtgtactgtatATCAATGGtacggtgtataatttgcaacagtacatCGTGGCACAGCtgcagaagctttcaacaaaataaaacaaccaggtttaatgcaccaatcatggatttaggaataagaaggaagaaaattagaccatacattgtgtgaaatgtgtttgagaaagattcaaaaagtatcaaggtgtcatgggtttccggcaatggctacttggttagaattcttagatgttgggcatacccatccccttgaagcacaaacactaaACAACATTACTGttttccccatttcagaccagatgagataagaaacccagctgtttattttgtctagaCATATTATtcgttacgtttctcgcggtaaatcaaagttggggatcgaaaataaacTATGTGTtggtcgaaaacataccagacggtaaaagatggcgtgtggcttaacaacaactacaagtaaagatcaatttcataaactaactcttgccatactactacactacaacgttacacttatagtaaagcagcttcccattcagggacaaatctaccagctacattgtactATGAtcctagtcctcgtgttataatgaagcACAAGACAACAGGGCCAAGGAACCCCTCCTCTCTTCGAAGTTGTTCGACACTGTACCGACCGAACgaggcttgtccggctcacaCCGGTGGCCCGTataccgtccggcagcgcagTCAGACCCATTATACATCATAGCGATTCCCACTCCATACAGCTAACGTACTACgtacaaacacacacaaacaagtcacatgggaaactacacagccatacacgtgtcaatgggaaactacacaaccatacacaagttaataggaaactacacaaccatacaaaagtcaatgggacacttaacaaccatacacaagtcaatgggaattgacacaaccatacacagtccatgggaaactatacaaccatacacaagtcaatgggaaactacacaaccatacacaagtcaatgggaaactacacaaccatacacaagtcaatgggaaactacacaaccatacaccagtcaatgggaaactacacaaccatacaagagtcaatgggaaactacacaaccatacacatgtcaatgggaaactacacaaccatacacaagtcaatgggaaactacacaaccatacacaagtcaatgggaattgacacaaccatacacagtccatgggaaactatacaaccatacacaagtcaatgggaaactacacaaccatacacaagtcaatgggaaactacacaaccatacacaagtcaatgggaaactacacaaccatacaccagtcaatgggaaactacacaaccatacaagagtcaatgggaaactacacaaccatacacatgtcaatgggaaactacacaaccatacacaagtcaatgggaaactacacaaccatacacaagtcaatggacacttcacaactatacacaagttcATGGGAATTAAcacgaccatacacaagtcaatgggaaactacacaaccatacacatgtcaatgggaaactacacacccatacaccagtcaatgggaaactacacaaccagacacaagtcaatgggaaactacacaaacatacacatgtcaatgggaaactacacaaccatacacaagttaataggaaactacacaaccatacacaagtcaatgggacacttcacaactatacacaagtcaatgggaattgacacaaccatacacagtccatgggaaactatacaaccatacacaagtcaatgggaaactacacaaccatacacaagtcaatgggaaactacacaaccttacacaagtcaatgggaaactacacaaccatacaccagtcaatgggaaactacacaaccatacaccagtcaatgggaaactacacaaccatacacaagtcaatgggaaactacacaaccatacacaagtacatgggaaactacacaaccatacacaagtcagtaggacactttacaaccatgcacatgtcaatgggaaactaaacaaccatacacaagtcaatgggaaactacacaaccatacatcagtcaatgggaaactatacaaccatacacaagtcaatggtaaactacacaaccataaacaagtcaatgggaatatacacaaccatacacaattcaaatgAAACACAACACAACCACGCAcacggacgtggcatgattgctagcagtaatacgtcattctcaatcgcgcctgtgattggccaatgtttagaatgacatgcccagatcatgcactcccttttatcggaattccgataaagctgtaatacagacccatcaaggctgtgtttgagccacgtgtgcgaggttgaaagtagaaagacacgaccgtactcacgactccGCTATAtagttctcgctgtacaatttactgtacaatgtactttatacatgtacgttgttcGTGTATGTACAACGTGCAGACTGCCGAAATGTGCCgcgccgggccggggcacactacgccaacagccttgagtcaaggctaggCCCTTTATGGAGATGAATGCAATCAATACAAAACTTCACACGTGCACAGGGAAAATATGTGATATAAATGTAAATTAATTGAATAGCATTTCCGGCTAGGCCTAGCTGTTTAAAGAACCAATAATCCTCCATATCGCTTTTGAATTGATGTGATTTTaatcatttgtttttctaaatccAAGACCTTAATTTCTTCCCAGCTGGATCTCGTTTGCGATCGGAAAATTCTCGTAGAGTTATCGCAGACCTTTCTTCTCTTCGGGATGCTCGTGGGCTCGTTAATGTTCGGGTATCTTTCGGATACCTTCGGGCGGAAGCGTACACTCCTCGGAGCTTGTCTCGCAAACGGCGTGATCGGGATCGGCGTTTCGTTTGTATGGAACTACCTTGGTATCGTGGCGCTGTGGTTTCTGGTTGGTGTTTGTGCACAGGTAAACTGACAATACATTTTTCCTTTTTCAACTTTAATTGCCATTGTGTATTCCTTGTCATTGTCAGATTTACACCAATTTCATTATGTACTGCGGCCAATAGACCGTCGGGAAACGTGATAGCTCATTTGTTGGTTCATATTGAAATGTTAATTAGTATGTGTTTTATACTTTGCAAAACAGTACTGTTGTGCACAAGCCTAAAGAAAGAAAGTGTTCTTATCTGGAGATTCTGAGCCCATGAGTCAAACAAGTCTAAAGGAAGAAAAAATGGCTGACTCTTGAATTATGTCAAAGGAAAAAATGTGCTGCATTTAATCTCGAAATAGTGTGCTCCTTAACTTGTACCACCCAAATTGCCCGTGAAACGTTAAATTTCCGTCATTCAGCGTCAAGTTCTGACGTTAAGTTTTGACGTCAAGTTCTGTAGTCAAGTTGTGACGTTGTCCTGAGTCAAGTTCCGACAGTAAATATGCCCccaaatttatatattttgtttaatgacaTACCATTTTGCAGGGTTATAACCAGGTGCAATTTGTGACCATCATGGAGATGTTTCCTCCTGAGTGCCGAACCCTGCTCGGGAGTTGCAATACGATGTTCTGGGGTGTCGGCGTGGCGAGCATTGCCCCCATTGCCTACATACTCAGGAATTGGCGCGACATGCAAATCGCAATCTCCGTCCTCTGTTTCGTCGCAGTGCCTCTTTTCTGGTAGGTTTTTACAAGTACagataaacaacatttacagtGACATGTTTTGTCTTTAATTTTGTGCGTACTGCAGTCTTTTTAATCTTGGTCAGAACTTGAGGTATGAACTTCCCGTCAGATCCTGACCATGGTTTTTCTTTCAGCTCTTCATTGAGTCGAATTGGCAAGAAAATGTGCCGTAttattacaacaatttttttaaattaaattaaaaactccAGTCAAACGAAATGAATAATAATTCAAGATGGGGAAAACAGACAAGAGCAATGCATAACATTATCATTTcgggtaagaaaacaaaagatgACTCTTGAATGTTCTGAATCATTTTCGCAGTATTATAGATGACTCGGTGAGATGGCTACTGTCAACTGGACGCACTGATGATGCAATCATCGTCATCAACAAAATGGCGCGATGCAACGGTATAGCGCCCCCTCCCGGCGGGTTCGTCTTAACCAAAGCACAACAAGATGACGATGATTTACAGCAGCACGATGAAGACAGTAGTGACGCAAACGGTGACGTCACTGAAACGCCTCAGACGAAGGAGCAGATAATAGCGTCATGTCGAGTAAAGGATGTTTTTAAGAACCGTCGGGTACTTCTGAACATGTGTGTCGTCATGTTTATGTGGTGAGTGAAACTGTGGTCGGTACTCTTGTTCGGGAAGAGTTTTCATTGAAAGTAGCTATCCCTATTGTGCATCCGCGCAATTCTGAGAACAATTAAACTATATTATGTTGACACTTTATGAAGCTGAAACGTCTACAAGTATTATTACagacatcttcattcacagtgagtagggttttatgtcatggccaaaaacttatTATACAATTGTATCCAAAAGACGCTACCGTTTGTTCGTTGTTACCCGCAGGTTAACTTCCACAATGACGTATTACGGAGCCTCCATCAATTCAACCAATCTTGCCGGCAACAAGTACATCAACTTTTCTCTTCTCGGCTTAGCAGAAGTCCCGGGCTACATCCTTATCTTTTTCACCATGACGtggtaagtattgtttgaagctttgcatggtgtggataaaatATACAAGAAGAAACGAAAAATAGTTACTTTTCGGGTATCAACCacgtgaaaatctcttttgagggagtgttgtctctgaaaagagccgttggttACTTTCCGGTTGGTTGTCTATTATTGTGATGTATAATAGGCCCTAGTCTATAATTAATGATGTTGCACGCGGCTGTCCGAAATGTGTCTCACGAACTGCGCCAACACTGGCCAACATGAAAAGAAACATGCACAACCTGGACAAGTAACCCTTATGACGTCatacttcgaggctcgtgaattacgccagagtgGCCTCTTGCCTAGGTCAATCCCCgcccatcttcacctttcacctacattcatatgCAGATGACTgcaagtgcagctgccaaacgtcacctcggaccaatcaaaacacatccAAAGAAATCAtggtatccaatggaatcacttgttttaaaaagcaagtacctgtaaagacagggtaccagtctaCCGACGAATTAGCAGAAGATAGTGCCTGAAAGGACTATACTGCTCTTATAAATCGTGttggttttgtgtgttttttccgtAGGTGGGGTCGTCGCCCATCGTTGAGTCTATTCTTCTTCATTGCTGGTGCCGCTAGTTTCACAACTGCGTTTTTGCCCGCAAAGTCTGGTTAGTATTAGAAAATTCTCAgtctaaaacaaaattgtctttgGATATAGTTGGAGTCATCTCTCTAAAGGCACATTGCC
The sequence above is a segment of the Asterias amurensis chromosome 12, ASM3211899v1 genome. Coding sequences within it:
- the LOC139944793 gene encoding organic cation transporter protein-like, whose product is MTSLLDDALHYIGKYGRYQVFACIIITIIGAWFPPLHIMGAIFSADRPLSYQCIQWSDAGGNIVGSRPEKETTRVELSSDDVITSDECTGSLGFNNKSSEEVVCTNWKYETEYNESTIVTQLDLVCDRKILVELSQTFLLFGMLVGSLMFGYLSDTFGRKRTLLGACLANGVIGIGVSFVWNYLGIVALWFLVGVCAQGYNQVQFVTIMEMFPPECRTLLGSCNTMFWGVGVASIAPIAYILRNWRDMQIAISVLCFVAVPLFCIIDDSVRWLLSTGRTDDAIIVINKMARCNGIAPPPGGFVLTKAQQDDDDLQQHDEDSSDANGDVTETPQTKEQIIASCRVKDVFKNRRVLLNMCVVMFMWLTSTMTYYGASINSTNLAGNKYINFSLLGLAEVPGYILIFFTMTWWGRRPSLSLFFFIAGAASFTTAFLPAKSENGTDLTVVIIAVAVLVKLFIVCAYTINLICCTELLPTPLRNFGFGIGSVFGSIGFMVAPFVLYLADFAEYLPLSIFGGLCIISSLLVFALPETKDNPLPETMEEAANIGRRAPKGGQE